The DNA sequence CCCTGATTTTCACCCAATAGGTTACTCTAAGGACCGTACATATTGGTCCATGCTTGTAAATCCatcacctgggaggctgagataggtGGACCTGCTATGAGtgtaaggtcagcctgggctagcaTGAGCAGAATCTCAAATAAAACAAGGGACCATACAGAAtgcttaaaaatactttattgtaaCAAAAGCTCGAACGTCTGCAAGTGAAAGGGGGCAGGGCAAAGCTGGTTGGTACGTCCAGTTAAGTGGACTATCTGGAGGACAGCGGGCTCGTAAGCAGCTGTTCTAGACACCACTGAACTTCCTCCAGACCCCGGTAGGCACGCTTCAGTCCCCTGGGGAGGCACCGGCAGGACTCCAGATTGAGAAACAGCAGCCCTGGGCAACTGCTAATCACAGAACTGTGGAACAGGCAGGCCGTGGGAAAGTGAGCTGTTGACCAGGGAGCCTTGTCTGTCGTCACTCTACACCAGGCCTATGACCTCGAGCCACCCAGGCCTAAGCCTAGTTCACCTGATGTCCCCAAGCAGGAGTCTGACCTACACTCATCTTGGCCCCTGGAAAAGTGAAACGAGGGGGACCACCTCTGGTTCCCCAAGTCAGAGAAGCAAGTACAACGTTCACAGAACTAGAGAAAGAGGCACTGACCTGACTGTGCTTGGTGTAACTCGGGTACCCCTGAGGTTGAGGGAGCACAAGGCTGGACGTAAGCCCCCAGAGGTGCCAGAGAAAACGGCTAGGGCCTGTTCCAGGTCTTTCTCGCTGAAGCCTTGGCCACTGATGTCAAGCTCCCTGAGGCTGTGATACCACTTCTGGGTCAACAGGGGGCTGCCTTTCTTAGCCAGAGTCAGCCCGTCAGACATGCCGTAGAGGCCCAGGTACAGCTGTTCCAGCTCTGCAAGGAGAGAACTGGGTGTGAACAGCAGGCAGTCAGTGAGCCCCTCTCCACCTACCACaccaggccagctgaccttgaCATGGTAAATCACAAAGGCCAGCAGGTGTGATCCTAGCACAGCCGCGAAGATCCAGCAGGCGCAGCTTGGGAGAGCAATGGAGCAGGCGGCCCAGAACCTCATTGCTCACAAAGCTGCAGGTGGAGCCAGCCAGGCAGAGCTCCTCAAGGCTGGGGAAGCCTGGTCCCTGGGGCACCCCTCGTCCACAAGGCTTGGGAAGCCAGACCAGATTTAGCAGTCGTAGCACCTGGGAGTCGGGAGGAGGGATAGGCTGCAGACAGGTCGGTGGCGAATGGCAAGTGAGGGAAGGTAGGGCATGGATACCTGTAGCCGGGGGCAGGCTTTCTGCAGAGCCTCTACGGGCAGCTGCAGGGGCGTACTGTTGCAGCTCATGCCAGTGCTGACCTCCAGGACCTGAAGCTGGGGGCAGCAGCTGCCCTGTAATGGTGGGGAAGCACACTAGGTCAAAAGGCCTGGCAGTTCCCACGCAGCTCTGCCCCTGCCCATCCCCAACCTACCAGCAGCGCACCCAAGATGGCTGTCGTCTGGGAACTGTAGGTCAGCCACAGCTTCCGCATTCGGGACCCTGCCTCCTCCAAGAAGCTCACCACAGCTGTGGACTCTACCTAGGGATCCAGTACAGGGTTGTGTGTGTCACCTCAGAAGGGCCGAGGCTTTTGCGGGCCCCTTGGGACACAGGACTCACCATGGAATGGTGTAGGTCCAGGCTGTGGAGCTGGTGGCAGGCTTTGGCTAACATGACCAGGGTGTCAGCAGTCACACTGTGGCAGTCTGAAAGCTTGAGGAAGGTGAGCCGGGGGCAGAACTTGCTAACCAGCTGTGGCAAGAGAGAGGCCAtgtggggatggagagggaggtcCTGACAAGTCTATCCTGTGGCCCAGCTATGACTCCATTCTGTCCATGCCAGGCCCACTTGGGTGCCTTTTCCTCTGGCAACTTCCTACCTAAGGTGTCAGCAAGACAGAactgggcaggcaggcaggcagacatctcTGTGGGGCAGTACCAGGGCAACTCCCCAAGAGTGGGCAACACAGATGTTACAGCTGGTGTTCAGGGCAGGCTCAAGTTCTCACCTCCAACACAGGGCGTACTTGAGACTTCCAATGGATGAGGGTCAATCTCTGGAGCTGTGAGAACCTGGGCGACAGCAAGGCCCAGCTGTACTAGAGTCCTCAT is a window from the Microtus ochrogaster isolate Prairie Vole_2 chromosome 15, MicOch1.0, whole genome shotgun sequence genome containing:
- the Fbxl6 gene encoding F-box/LRR-repeat protein 6 isoform X1 gives rise to the protein MAPVSSGRVRRRARGSKRADARARSAEDWWWDRLAPRGSGYHLLQADSMLLVLPDLEPTRARAHRRAPRRAPRPLTRGPTAAAKPRVKPRPEPSPDQGPDFGWGDRIPLEVLVHIFGLLVAAHGPMPFLGRAARVCRRWHEATSHPSLWHTVTLSPPLVGRAAKGNLKAEKKLLASLEWLIPNRFSQLQRLTLIHWKSQVRPVLELVSKFCPRLTFLKLSDCHSVTADTLVMLAKACHQLHSLDLHHSMVESTAVVSFLEEAGSRMRKLWLTYSSQTTAILGALLGSCCPQLQVLEVSTGMSCNSTPLQLPVEALQKACPRLQVLRLLNLVWLPKPCGRGVPQGPGFPSLEELCLAGSTCSFVSNEVLGRLLHCSPKLRLLDLRGCARITPAGLCDLPCQELEQLYLGLYGMSDGLTLAKKGSPLLTQKWYHSLRELDISGQGFSEKDLEQALAVFSGTSGGLRPALCSLNLRGTRVTPSTVSSVISSCPGLLFLNLESCRCLPRGLKRAYRGLEEVQWCLEQLLTSPLSSR
- the Fbxl6 gene encoding F-box/LRR-repeat protein 6 isoform X2, with product MAPVSSGRVRRRARGSKRADARARSAEDWWWDRLAPRGSGYHLLQADSMLLVLPDLEPTRARAHRRAPRRAPRPLTRGPTAAAKPRVKPRPEPSPDQGPDFGWGDRIPLEVLVHIFGLLVAAHGPMPFLGRAARVCRRWHEATSHPSLWHTVTLSPPLVGRAAKGNLKAEKKLLASLEWLIPNRFSQLQRLTLIHWKSQVRPVLELVSKFCPRLTFLKLSDCHSVTADTLVMLAKACHQLHSLDLHHSMVESTAVVSFLEEAGSRMRKLWLTYSSQTTAILGALLGSCCPQLQVLEVSTGMSCNSTPLQLPVEALQKACPRLQVLRLLNLVWLPKPCGRGVPQGPGFPSLEELCLAGSTCSFVSNEVLGRLLHCSPKLRLLDLRGCARITPAGLCDLPCQELEQLYLGLYGMSDGLTLAKKGSPLLTQKWYHSLRELDISGQGFSEKDLEQALAVFSGTSGGLRPALCSLNLRGTRVTPSTVRGQDECRSDSCLGTSGELGLGLGGSRS